In the genome of bacterium, the window CCGCGATGGGAACCCAGCTCCCTCACTTCACCGCTCCCCGCTCTCGTAGTTCAGCGATCTCGTTGCGATCGAATCCGAACTCCTCGAGCACCGCATCGGTATCAGCGCCCGCAAAGGCCGGCGACCCACCCGGCTCTCCCGGCGTACGTGAGAGCCGCGGCGAAGGAGCGAGCTCCGGCATCCCACCACCGGGCCGAAAGACACCTCGGGCTTCGTGGTGGGGATACGTCTGCGCTTCGCCAAAGCTCAGCACCGGCGCGAAGCACGCATCGGTGCCCTCCAGGATCTCGCACCATTCGTCGCGTGTTCGGGTCTTGAACACGACGCTGAAGCGCTCGCGCAGTTCCGGCCAGGAGCTTCGATCGTTCTGGTCGGGCAGGCTCGCGAGATCGAGACCCATCTTCTCTACCAGCAGCGCGTAGAAATGCGGCTCGATCGGGGCCACGCTCACGTACTTGCCGTCCTTGGTCTCGTAGACGTTGTAGAACGGTGCACCTCCGTCGAAGAGATTCGAGCCCATCTCCTCCGTGTGCATGCCACTCGAGGCCATCGAGTAGTAGGGCGTCAGGAGCGACATGGTGCCATCGACCATCGCGGCATCCACCACCTGTCCTCGCCCTGAACGCTGCGCTTCGTGCAGGGCGCACACCACCCCGTACGCGAGCAGCAGACCTCCGCCAGCGAAGTCTCCGATAATCTGGAGGAGCGGAACCGGCGGGCCGCCGGCCGGGCCGATTGCGCGGATCACGCCGGTGATCGCTTCGTAGTTGAGTGAGTGGCCGGCCGTGTGAGCCAGAGGACCTTCCTGGCCCCAGCCTGTCAGCCGGCCGTAGACGATGCGCGGGTTGCGCTCCATCACGTCCTCCGGCCCTACCCCGAGGCGCTCGGTCACACCGGGACGAAAGGACTCGAGGAACACATCCGCTCTCTCCGCGAGCCGAAGCACGGTCGCCACTCCGTCCGGATGCTTCAGATCGACGGCCATCGAGCGTCGCCCACGATCCCAGAAGCTGTAGCCACCATCCTCGGGCTCTTCGGGGACCTCGGACACACGGTCGAGCCTGACGACATCCGCACCCATGTCGGCGAGCTTGAGCGAGCCGAAAGGCAACGCGCCGAGCCCCGCAAGTTCGAGTACCTTCACTCCGTCGAGGGGTCCTGTCATGGCAACGACGCTACGACGATCTCCCGTGGGTTGCCAGCCGAAGCAGAAAGAGCGCATTCTCTCCGGAAGGCATGACAACCGTCGAACACAAGCTCGAGAACGTGCTAGGCGGAGCCGTCCCGGTGGCCTCGCTGGTTCTACACGTCGCAGCTCTCAGTGCGGCGGGCGAGGTGTTGCGGATCCAGCACGACGCGCCCAGGAGTGAGTTCGACTTCTTCTTGCTGAATGCGGCCCGTGCGCGCAGCGACGCAATCCTGACGACGGGGCGGATCCTGCGCGAGGAACCCGAGGTCCGGCACGAAATCCAAGGCGCGC includes:
- a CDS encoding CoA transferase, with protein sequence MTGPLDGVKVLELAGLGALPFGSLKLADMGADVVRLDRVSEVPEEPEDGGYSFWDRGRRSMAVDLKHPDGVATVLRLAERADVFLESFRPGVTERLGVGPEDVMERNPRIVYGRLTGWGQEGPLAHTAGHSLNYEAITGVIRAIGPAGGPPVPLLQIIGDFAGGGLLLAYGVVCALHEAQRSGRGQVVDAAMVDGTMSLLTPYYSMASSGMHTEEMGSNLFDGGAPFYNVYETKDGKYVSVAPIEPHFYALLVEKMGLDLASLPDQNDRSSWPELRERFSVVFKTRTRDEWCEILEGTDACFAPVLSFGEAQTYPHHEARGVFRPGGGMPELAPSPRLSRTPGEPGGSPAFAGADTDAVLEEFGFDRNEIAELRERGAVK